A part of Saimiri boliviensis isolate mSaiBol1 chromosome 11, mSaiBol1.pri, whole genome shotgun sequence genomic DNA contains:
- the INSL5 gene encoding insulin-like peptide INSL5 translates to MKGSIFTLFLFSVLFAISEVRSKESVRLCGLEYIRTVIYICASSRWRRHLEGIPQAQQAETGRSFQLPNKHEFSEENPEQNPSKVDASGEDRLWGRQMPTEGLWESKKHSMMSRRDLQTLCCTDGCSMTDLSALC, encoded by the exons ATGAAGGGCTCCATTTTCACTCTGTTTCTATTCTCTGTCCTATTTGCCATCTCAGAAGTGAGGAGCAAGGAGTCTGTGAGACTCTGTGGGCTAGAATACATACGGACAGTCATCTACATCTGCGCTAGCTCCAGGTGGAGAAGGCATCTGGAGGGGATCCCTCAAGCTCAGCAAG ctgagacaggaagatcctTCCAGCTCCCAAATAAACATGAGTTTTCAGAGGAGAATCCAGAGCAAAACCCTTCGAAGGTGGATGCCTCAGGGGAAGACCGTCTTTGGGGTAGACAGATGCCCACTGAAGGGCTTTGGGAGTCAAAGAAGCATTCGATGATGTCAAGACGAGATTTACAGACTTTATGTTGCACTGATGGCTGTTCCATGACTGATTTGAGTGCTCTTTGCTAA